Proteins found in one Gopherus flavomarginatus isolate rGopFla2 chromosome 18, rGopFla2.mat.asm, whole genome shotgun sequence genomic segment:
- the PFKFB1 gene encoding 6-phosphofructo-2-kinase/fructose-2,6-bisphosphatase 1 isoform X1 has translation MSEVGELTQTPLQKVWIPHASNRLHQRRGCESGWPFTNSPTMVILVGLPARGKTYISKKLTHYLNWIGISTKVFNVGQYRREAVQTYQNYEFFRPDNQEAMHIRRQCALAALKDVHTYLSREEGQVAVFDATNTTRERRNMILQFASDHGYKVFFIESICDDPDIIEENITQVKLSSPDYTDCNREEVVEDFLKRIECYQLHYQPLDDELDSALSYIKIFNVGLRYLVNRVQDHVQSRTVYYLMNIHVTPRAIYLTRHGESQHNLQGRIGGDSGLSPRGKQFALALASFIESQNIRELKVWTSHMKRTIQTAEALHVPYEQWKALNEIDAGVCEEMSYEEIQAHHPEEFALRDQDKYRYRYPKGESYEDLVQRLEPVIMELERQENVLVICHQAVMRCLLAYFLDKSAEELPYLKCPLHTVLKLTPVAYGCQVESIFLNVEAVNTHRERPQNVDVTREPEEALGTVPPHY, from the exons ATGTCGGAGGTGGGGGAGCTCACCCAGACGCCGCTGCAGAAAGTGTGGATCCCGCATGCCAGCAACCGGCTGCACCAGCGCAGGGGGTGTGAGTCGGGGTGGCCT tttaccaattCACCCACTATGGTGATCCTGGTGGGGCTGCCAGCCCGTGGGAAGACCTATATCTCCAAGAAGTTGACCCACTACCTGAACTGGATTGGGATCTCCACCAAGG TGTTCAACGTGGGGCAGTACCGCCGCGAGGCCGTGCAGACCTACCAGAACTACGAGTTCTTCCGGCCAGATAACCAGGAGGCCATGCACATTCGCAG GCAGTGCGCTCTGGCCGCTCTGAAAGATGTCCACACTTATCTCAGCCGGGAGGAGGGACAGGTCGCG GTGTTCGATGCCACCAACACGACCCGGGAGCGAAGGAACATGATCCTGCAGTTCGCCAGCGACCATGGCTACAAG gtgtTTTTCATCGAGTCCATCTGTGACGACCCAGATATCATAGAGGAGAACATCACA caagTGAAGCTGAGCAGCCCGGACTACACGGACTGTAACcgggaggaggtggtggaggatTTCCTCAAGCGCATCGAGTGCTACCAGCTCCACTACCAGCCCCTGGACGATGAGCTGGACAG CGCCCTGTCCTACATCAAGATCTTCAACGTGGGGCTCCGGTACCTGGTGAACCGGGTGCAGGACCACGTGCAGAGCCGCACCGTGTATTACCTGATGAACATCCATGTCACGCCGCGCGCCATCTACCTGACCCGGCACGGCGAGAGCCAGCACAACCTGCAGGGGCGCATCGGGGGCGACTCGGGGCTCTCCCCCCGCGGCAAGCAG TTTGCCTTGGCCCTGGCCAGCTTCATCGAGAGCCAGAACATCCGGGAGCTCAAGGTGTGGACCAGCCACATGAAGCGGACGATCCAGACGGCCGAGGCCCTGCATGTGCCCTATGAGCAGTGGAAGGCGCTGAACGAGATTGATGCG GGCGTCTGTGAGGAGATGTCCTATGAGGAGATCCAGGCCCATCACCCGGAGGAGTTTGCCCTGCGTGATCAAGACAAGTACCGATACCGCTATCCCAAAGGGGAG TCATATGAGGACCTggtgcagcggctggagcccgtCATCATGGAGCTGGAGCGGCAGGAGAATGTGCTGGTGATCTGCCATCAGGCCGTCATGCGCTGCCTGCTGGCCTACTTCCTGGACAAGAGCGCAG aggAGCTGCCCTATCTGAAATGCCCGCTGCACACCGTGCTCAAACTGACCCCCGTGGCATATG GTTGTCAAGTGGAGTCCATTTTCCTCAACGTGGAGGCTGTGAACACGCACCGGGAGCGCCCCCAG AATGTCGACGTGACACGGGAGCCCGAGGAAGCACTGGGGACGGTGCCCCCCCACTATTAA
- the PFKFB1 gene encoding 6-phosphofructo-2-kinase/fructose-2,6-bisphosphatase 1 isoform X2, whose amino-acid sequence MSEVGELTQTPLQKVWIPHASNRLHQRRGSAVPQFTNSPTMVILVGLPARGKTYISKKLTHYLNWIGISTKVFNVGQYRREAVQTYQNYEFFRPDNQEAMHIRRQCALAALKDVHTYLSREEGQVAVFDATNTTRERRNMILQFASDHGYKVFFIESICDDPDIIEENITQVKLSSPDYTDCNREEVVEDFLKRIECYQLHYQPLDDELDSALSYIKIFNVGLRYLVNRVQDHVQSRTVYYLMNIHVTPRAIYLTRHGESQHNLQGRIGGDSGLSPRGKQFALALASFIESQNIRELKVWTSHMKRTIQTAEALHVPYEQWKALNEIDAGVCEEMSYEEIQAHHPEEFALRDQDKYRYRYPKGESYEDLVQRLEPVIMELERQENVLVICHQAVMRCLLAYFLDKSAEELPYLKCPLHTVLKLTPVAYGCQVESIFLNVEAVNTHRERPQNVDVTREPEEALGTVPPHY is encoded by the exons ATGTCGGAGGTGGGGGAGCTCACCCAGACGCCGCTGCAGAAAGTGTGGATCCCGCATGCCAGCAACCGGCTGCACCAGCGCAGGGGGT ctgctgtgcctcagtttaccaattCACCCACTATGGTGATCCTGGTGGGGCTGCCAGCCCGTGGGAAGACCTATATCTCCAAGAAGTTGACCCACTACCTGAACTGGATTGGGATCTCCACCAAGG TGTTCAACGTGGGGCAGTACCGCCGCGAGGCCGTGCAGACCTACCAGAACTACGAGTTCTTCCGGCCAGATAACCAGGAGGCCATGCACATTCGCAG GCAGTGCGCTCTGGCCGCTCTGAAAGATGTCCACACTTATCTCAGCCGGGAGGAGGGACAGGTCGCG GTGTTCGATGCCACCAACACGACCCGGGAGCGAAGGAACATGATCCTGCAGTTCGCCAGCGACCATGGCTACAAG gtgtTTTTCATCGAGTCCATCTGTGACGACCCAGATATCATAGAGGAGAACATCACA caagTGAAGCTGAGCAGCCCGGACTACACGGACTGTAACcgggaggaggtggtggaggatTTCCTCAAGCGCATCGAGTGCTACCAGCTCCACTACCAGCCCCTGGACGATGAGCTGGACAG CGCCCTGTCCTACATCAAGATCTTCAACGTGGGGCTCCGGTACCTGGTGAACCGGGTGCAGGACCACGTGCAGAGCCGCACCGTGTATTACCTGATGAACATCCATGTCACGCCGCGCGCCATCTACCTGACCCGGCACGGCGAGAGCCAGCACAACCTGCAGGGGCGCATCGGGGGCGACTCGGGGCTCTCCCCCCGCGGCAAGCAG TTTGCCTTGGCCCTGGCCAGCTTCATCGAGAGCCAGAACATCCGGGAGCTCAAGGTGTGGACCAGCCACATGAAGCGGACGATCCAGACGGCCGAGGCCCTGCATGTGCCCTATGAGCAGTGGAAGGCGCTGAACGAGATTGATGCG GGCGTCTGTGAGGAGATGTCCTATGAGGAGATCCAGGCCCATCACCCGGAGGAGTTTGCCCTGCGTGATCAAGACAAGTACCGATACCGCTATCCCAAAGGGGAG TCATATGAGGACCTggtgcagcggctggagcccgtCATCATGGAGCTGGAGCGGCAGGAGAATGTGCTGGTGATCTGCCATCAGGCCGTCATGCGCTGCCTGCTGGCCTACTTCCTGGACAAGAGCGCAG aggAGCTGCCCTATCTGAAATGCCCGCTGCACACCGTGCTCAAACTGACCCCCGTGGCATATG GTTGTCAAGTGGAGTCCATTTTCCTCAACGTGGAGGCTGTGAACACGCACCGGGAGCGCCCCCAG AATGTCGACGTGACACGGGAGCCCGAGGAAGCACTGGGGACGGTGCCCCCCCACTATTAA
- the PFKFB1 gene encoding 6-phosphofructo-2-kinase/fructose-2,6-bisphosphatase 1 isoform X3 has product MEQKPTRIPAAVPQFTNSPTMVILVGLPARGKTYISKKLTHYLNWIGISTKVFNVGQYRREAVQTYQNYEFFRPDNQEAMHIRRQCALAALKDVHTYLSREEGQVAVFDATNTTRERRNMILQFASDHGYKVFFIESICDDPDIIEENITQVKLSSPDYTDCNREEVVEDFLKRIECYQLHYQPLDDELDSALSYIKIFNVGLRYLVNRVQDHVQSRTVYYLMNIHVTPRAIYLTRHGESQHNLQGRIGGDSGLSPRGKQFALALASFIESQNIRELKVWTSHMKRTIQTAEALHVPYEQWKALNEIDAGVCEEMSYEEIQAHHPEEFALRDQDKYRYRYPKGESYEDLVQRLEPVIMELERQENVLVICHQAVMRCLLAYFLDKSAEELPYLKCPLHTVLKLTPVAYGCQVESIFLNVEAVNTHRERPQNVDVTREPEEALGTVPPHY; this is encoded by the exons ctgctgtgcctcagtttaccaattCACCCACTATGGTGATCCTGGTGGGGCTGCCAGCCCGTGGGAAGACCTATATCTCCAAGAAGTTGACCCACTACCTGAACTGGATTGGGATCTCCACCAAGG TGTTCAACGTGGGGCAGTACCGCCGCGAGGCCGTGCAGACCTACCAGAACTACGAGTTCTTCCGGCCAGATAACCAGGAGGCCATGCACATTCGCAG GCAGTGCGCTCTGGCCGCTCTGAAAGATGTCCACACTTATCTCAGCCGGGAGGAGGGACAGGTCGCG GTGTTCGATGCCACCAACACGACCCGGGAGCGAAGGAACATGATCCTGCAGTTCGCCAGCGACCATGGCTACAAG gtgtTTTTCATCGAGTCCATCTGTGACGACCCAGATATCATAGAGGAGAACATCACA caagTGAAGCTGAGCAGCCCGGACTACACGGACTGTAACcgggaggaggtggtggaggatTTCCTCAAGCGCATCGAGTGCTACCAGCTCCACTACCAGCCCCTGGACGATGAGCTGGACAG CGCCCTGTCCTACATCAAGATCTTCAACGTGGGGCTCCGGTACCTGGTGAACCGGGTGCAGGACCACGTGCAGAGCCGCACCGTGTATTACCTGATGAACATCCATGTCACGCCGCGCGCCATCTACCTGACCCGGCACGGCGAGAGCCAGCACAACCTGCAGGGGCGCATCGGGGGCGACTCGGGGCTCTCCCCCCGCGGCAAGCAG TTTGCCTTGGCCCTGGCCAGCTTCATCGAGAGCCAGAACATCCGGGAGCTCAAGGTGTGGACCAGCCACATGAAGCGGACGATCCAGACGGCCGAGGCCCTGCATGTGCCCTATGAGCAGTGGAAGGCGCTGAACGAGATTGATGCG GGCGTCTGTGAGGAGATGTCCTATGAGGAGATCCAGGCCCATCACCCGGAGGAGTTTGCCCTGCGTGATCAAGACAAGTACCGATACCGCTATCCCAAAGGGGAG TCATATGAGGACCTggtgcagcggctggagcccgtCATCATGGAGCTGGAGCGGCAGGAGAATGTGCTGGTGATCTGCCATCAGGCCGTCATGCGCTGCCTGCTGGCCTACTTCCTGGACAAGAGCGCAG aggAGCTGCCCTATCTGAAATGCCCGCTGCACACCGTGCTCAAACTGACCCCCGTGGCATATG GTTGTCAAGTGGAGTCCATTTTCCTCAACGTGGAGGCTGTGAACACGCACCGGGAGCGCCCCCAG AATGTCGACGTGACACGGGAGCCCGAGGAAGCACTGGGGACGGTGCCCCCCCACTATTAA
- the PFKFB1 gene encoding 6-phosphofructo-2-kinase/fructose-2,6-bisphosphatase 1 isoform X4: MILQFASDHGYKVFFIESICDDPDIIEENITQVKLSSPDYTDCNREEVVEDFLKRIECYQLHYQPLDDELDSALSYIKIFNVGLRYLVNRVQDHVQSRTVYYLMNIHVTPRAIYLTRHGESQHNLQGRIGGDSGLSPRGKQFALALASFIESQNIRELKVWTSHMKRTIQTAEALHVPYEQWKALNEIDAGVCEEMSYEEIQAHHPEEFALRDQDKYRYRYPKGESYEDLVQRLEPVIMELERQENVLVICHQAVMRCLLAYFLDKSAEELPYLKCPLHTVLKLTPVAYGCQVESIFLNVEAVNTHRERPQNVDVTREPEEALGTVPPHY; the protein is encoded by the exons ATGATCCTGCAGTTCGCCAGCGACCATGGCTACAAG gtgtTTTTCATCGAGTCCATCTGTGACGACCCAGATATCATAGAGGAGAACATCACA caagTGAAGCTGAGCAGCCCGGACTACACGGACTGTAACcgggaggaggtggtggaggatTTCCTCAAGCGCATCGAGTGCTACCAGCTCCACTACCAGCCCCTGGACGATGAGCTGGACAG CGCCCTGTCCTACATCAAGATCTTCAACGTGGGGCTCCGGTACCTGGTGAACCGGGTGCAGGACCACGTGCAGAGCCGCACCGTGTATTACCTGATGAACATCCATGTCACGCCGCGCGCCATCTACCTGACCCGGCACGGCGAGAGCCAGCACAACCTGCAGGGGCGCATCGGGGGCGACTCGGGGCTCTCCCCCCGCGGCAAGCAG TTTGCCTTGGCCCTGGCCAGCTTCATCGAGAGCCAGAACATCCGGGAGCTCAAGGTGTGGACCAGCCACATGAAGCGGACGATCCAGACGGCCGAGGCCCTGCATGTGCCCTATGAGCAGTGGAAGGCGCTGAACGAGATTGATGCG GGCGTCTGTGAGGAGATGTCCTATGAGGAGATCCAGGCCCATCACCCGGAGGAGTTTGCCCTGCGTGATCAAGACAAGTACCGATACCGCTATCCCAAAGGGGAG TCATATGAGGACCTggtgcagcggctggagcccgtCATCATGGAGCTGGAGCGGCAGGAGAATGTGCTGGTGATCTGCCATCAGGCCGTCATGCGCTGCCTGCTGGCCTACTTCCTGGACAAGAGCGCAG aggAGCTGCCCTATCTGAAATGCCCGCTGCACACCGTGCTCAAACTGACCCCCGTGGCATATG GTTGTCAAGTGGAGTCCATTTTCCTCAACGTGGAGGCTGTGAACACGCACCGGGAGCGCCCCCAG AATGTCGACGTGACACGGGAGCCCGAGGAAGCACTGGGGACGGTGCCCCCCCACTATTAA